A stretch of Halocalculus aciditolerans DNA encodes these proteins:
- a CDS encoding PaaI family thioesterase: MTDDYVTPLQDFANDHGYLSWLGVTVEEAEEGRVRLSVPFDEELLNPSDDPTVHGGIAATLVDTASGFVLRTTFEDARNAALTTTDLNVSYLRPVTDDLEADATVVRAGGTMGVADVTIYTTKPSGERTEAATGRATYRLFRDADE; the protein is encoded by the coding sequence ATGACTGACGACTACGTCACGCCGCTCCAGGATTTCGCGAACGACCACGGCTACCTCTCGTGGCTCGGCGTCACCGTCGAAGAAGCCGAAGAAGGACGCGTGCGGCTCTCCGTGCCGTTCGACGAGGAGCTCTTGAACCCGAGCGACGACCCGACGGTGCACGGGGGAATCGCGGCGACGCTCGTCGATACGGCGTCCGGGTTCGTGCTGCGGACGACGTTCGAGGACGCGCGGAACGCGGCGCTGACGACCACGGACCTGAACGTCTCCTACCTCCGTCCCGTCACGGACGACCTGGAGGCGGACGCGACGGTCGTTCGCGCGGGCGGAACGATGGGCGTCGCCGACGTGACCATCTACACCACGAAGCCGAGCGGCGAGCGGACGGAGGCGGCGACCGGCCGCGCGACCTACCGGCTGTTCCGCGACGCGGACGAGTAA
- a CDS encoding enoyl-CoA hydratase/isomerase family protein yields the protein MSETPVVLDVDAGVATLTLNRPDARNPLTTELSAALRDHLDDLTERDDVRCVVLRGAGPAFSAGGDIKAMRERLDGDGSLDDAVHRLERTTNETIASLVTCPYPTVALVDGPAVGAGANLAIACDVQLGSESASVGFVFRQVGLSVDAGTSYLLPRIVGENVAKELVYTGEILDADRALDLGLLNHVYPDDDFEDEAAAFVERVADGPTVAFRHAKRLIREGLDKSLQSAMTDEATAQGLVFETDDHREGVEAFLEQRDPDFDGR from the coding sequence ATGTCCGAGACCCCCGTGGTACTCGACGTCGACGCCGGCGTCGCGACCCTGACGCTGAACCGCCCCGACGCCCGCAACCCCCTCACAACCGAACTCTCCGCCGCGCTCCGCGACCACCTCGACGACCTCACCGAACGCGACGACGTCCGCTGCGTCGTGCTTCGTGGGGCGGGCCCCGCCTTCTCCGCCGGCGGCGACATCAAAGCCATGCGCGAACGCCTCGACGGCGACGGCTCCCTCGACGACGCCGTCCACCGCCTCGAACGCACCACCAATGAGACCATCGCCAGCCTCGTCACCTGCCCCTACCCCACCGTCGCGCTCGTCGACGGCCCCGCCGTCGGCGCGGGCGCGAACCTCGCCATCGCCTGCGACGTCCAGCTCGGCAGCGAATCCGCGAGCGTCGGCTTCGTCTTCCGACAGGTCGGCCTCTCCGTCGACGCCGGCACCTCCTACCTCCTCCCGCGCATCGTCGGCGAGAACGTCGCTAAGGAACTCGTCTACACCGGCGAAATCCTCGACGCCGACCGCGCGCTCGACCTCGGCCTCCTCAACCACGTCTACCCCGACGACGACTTCGAGGACGAAGCCGCCGCGTTCGTCGAACGCGTCGCCGACGGCCCCACCGTCGCCTTCCGCCACGCGAAACGCCTCATCCGCGAAGGCCTCGACAAATCCCTCCAGTCCGCCATGACCGACGAAGCCACAGCTCAAGGCCTCGTCTTCGAAACCGACGACCACCGCGAGGGCGTCGAAGCCTTCCTCGAACAGCGCGACCCCGACTTCGACGGCCGATAG
- a CDS encoding GNAT family N-acetyltransferase: MPGARVVSGERLVPRTMEEEDVPFVQRESVAPEIRYPLGNAVRSRGDFEVSPEGADRFVVCLDESDATPSDPAEETVTRIAAVSVEDARYKRPGLGYWLAADSHGEGYGTAAALAVDYTFREHPTPAVGAQAFASNDASRGLLESLGFEQEGRRRQFMFVDGAYEDMVLYGLRRETWADER; this comes from the coding sequence ATGCCCGGAGCGCGCGTGGTGAGCGGGGAGCGACTCGTCCCCCGAACGATGGAAGAAGAGGACGTGCCGTTCGTCCAGCGGGAGAGCGTCGCGCCGGAGATCCGGTATCCGCTCGGGAACGCGGTGCGGTCGCGGGGCGATTTCGAGGTCTCCCCGGAGGGCGCGGACCGCTTCGTCGTGTGCCTCGACGAGTCGGACGCGACCCCCAGCGACCCCGCCGAGGAGACCGTCACGCGAATCGCCGCGGTGTCCGTCGAGGACGCACGCTACAAACGCCCCGGGCTCGGCTACTGGCTCGCCGCCGACTCCCACGGCGAGGGCTACGGGACGGCGGCCGCGCTCGCCGTCGACTACACCTTCCGCGAACACCCCACACCCGCCGTCGGCGCGCAGGCGTTCGCGTCGAACGACGCCTCCCGCGGCCTCCTCGAGTCACTCGGCTTCGAGCAGGAAGGCCGCCGCCGCCAGTTCATGTTCGTCGACGGAGCCTACGAGGACATGGTCCTCTACGGCCTCCGTCGCGAGACCTGGGCGGACGAGAGATAA
- a CDS encoding HAD family hydrolase, producing MTDESAADADKSELRYDAVFWDIGGVLLDLDSVRASHEAFLREFLAARDVEVSVADALAEWREVVGAHFRERDGTAFRSALEGYGKGVDAIVGEHVPRDAWFPAFREAGREHLRATPRARGVLERLHRDGVYQAVVSDVDDEECAFILDHLGLAPFLDDVTTSESVGRTKPDDAMFEAALEKSPHSPEKTVMVGDRYDHDVAGAAAHGIRPVAFGADDGPAVAHRITDLAEVLEVLGVDD from the coding sequence GTGACGGACGAGTCAGCCGCCGACGCGGACAAAAGCGAGCTGCGGTACGATGCGGTGTTCTGGGATATCGGCGGCGTGCTCCTCGACCTCGATTCGGTGAGGGCGTCGCACGAGGCGTTCCTCCGCGAGTTCCTCGCGGCGCGCGACGTCGAGGTGTCCGTCGCGGACGCGCTGGCGGAGTGGCGGGAAGTCGTCGGCGCGCACTTCCGCGAGCGCGACGGGACCGCGTTCCGCTCCGCGCTGGAGGGGTACGGGAAGGGCGTCGACGCCATCGTCGGCGAGCACGTCCCCCGCGACGCGTGGTTCCCGGCGTTCCGCGAGGCGGGCCGCGAACACCTGCGCGCGACCCCGCGGGCCCGCGGCGTCCTCGAACGCCTGCATCGAGACGGCGTCTATCAGGCGGTCGTCAGCGACGTCGACGACGAGGAGTGCGCGTTCATCCTCGACCACCTCGGCCTCGCGCCGTTCCTCGACGACGTCACGACCTCCGAATCGGTGGGACGGACGAAACCCGACGACGCGATGTTCGAGGCGGCGCTGGAGAAATCACCGCACTCGCCGGAGAAAACCGTCATGGTCGGCGACCGCTACGACCACGACGTCGCGGGCGCGGCCGCGCACGGTATCCGTCCGGTCGCGTTCGGCGCGGACGACGGGCCCGCCGTCGCTCACCGCATCACCGACCTCGCCGAAGTACTGGAAGTCCTCGGCGTCGACGACTGA
- a CDS encoding class I adenylate-forming enzyme family protein has translation MDVPTEFREHEGNAARLFTATAERRGDALAVEMGGAELSYAELDARAASFAGGLAEMGLEPGDRALVYLPNCPQYVVAILGGLRAGVVLSPVNPQYKSRELAYQLDDADADAVVTHAALREHLDGAFEETGRSPLVVTVGDEVPEADAAFEDVAGDPVLVERDSDDTAMQPYTSGTTGQPKGVLTTHGNLRAQGFAGFGFTDLDPDDQRELAVLPLYHITGFVHSTWQTLLYGGEVHLRSPGEWDAAEAMATIEEYEITGFVGVATMFVDMVNHDSFGDHDLSSLDTVNEGGAKMPVAVQERFEGETGVEMSEGYGLTETTAATHTGVGSSFGAKPGTIGQPLRMTDCRVVDADGDPVPVGAEGELLVRGPQVAKGYHNLPEANDEAFTEDGFFRTGDVARRDAENYYEIVDRKKHMINTAGYNVYPSEVEELLYEHDGVADAAVVGVPDERRNETVKAFVVPVPDSDVTPEAIKQFCLDSLAEYKHPREVEFVDELPRTASGKIQKFKLVEGDGGDAA, from the coding sequence ATGGACGTACCCACGGAGTTCCGCGAGCACGAGGGGAACGCCGCGCGACTGTTCACCGCGACGGCCGAGCGGCGCGGCGACGCCCTCGCCGTCGAGATGGGCGGCGCGGAGTTGAGCTACGCCGAACTCGACGCGCGCGCCGCGTCGTTCGCCGGCGGCCTCGCCGAGATGGGGCTCGAACCCGGCGACCGCGCGCTCGTCTACCTCCCGAACTGCCCGCAGTACGTCGTCGCCATCCTCGGCGGCCTCCGCGCCGGCGTCGTCCTCTCCCCCGTCAACCCGCAGTACAAATCCCGAGAGCTCGCCTACCAGCTCGACGACGCCGACGCCGACGCGGTCGTCACGCACGCCGCGCTCCGCGAGCACCTCGACGGAGCGTTCGAAGAAACCGGCCGGAGTCCGCTCGTCGTCACCGTCGGCGACGAGGTTCCCGAAGCGGACGCGGCGTTCGAGGACGTCGCCGGCGACCCCGTGCTCGTCGAGCGCGATTCGGACGATACGGCGATGCAGCCGTACACGTCGGGGACGACCGGCCAGCCGAAGGGCGTGCTCACGACGCACGGGAACCTCCGCGCGCAGGGCTTCGCGGGATTCGGGTTCACCGACCTCGACCCCGACGACCAGCGCGAGCTCGCCGTCCTCCCGCTCTACCACATCACGGGGTTCGTCCACTCGACGTGGCAGACGCTCCTCTACGGCGGCGAAGTCCACCTCCGCAGCCCCGGCGAGTGGGACGCCGCCGAAGCGATGGCGACCATCGAGGAGTACGAGATTACGGGGTTCGTCGGCGTCGCCACGATGTTCGTCGACATGGTGAACCACGACTCGTTCGGCGACCACGACCTCAGCAGCCTCGACACCGTGAACGAGGGCGGCGCGAAGATGCCGGTCGCCGTCCAAGAGCGCTTCGAGGGCGAGACGGGCGTCGAGATGAGCGAGGGCTACGGCCTCACCGAGACGACGGCGGCGACCCACACGGGCGTCGGCTCCTCCTTCGGCGCGAAACCCGGCACCATCGGCCAGCCCCTCCGGATGACCGACTGCCGCGTCGTCGACGCCGACGGCGACCCCGTCCCAGTGGGCGCGGAAGGCGAGCTCCTCGTCCGCGGCCCGCAAGTCGCGAAAGGCTACCACAACCTCCCCGAGGCGAACGACGAGGCCTTCACCGAAGACGGGTTCTTCCGCACCGGCGACGTCGCGCGCCGCGACGCGGAGAACTACTACGAGATCGTCGACCGGAAGAAGCACATGATCAACACCGCCGGCTACAACGTCTACCCCAGTGAGGTGGAGGAGCTCCTCTACGAGCACGACGGCGTCGCCGACGCCGCCGTCGTCGGCGTCCCGGACGAACGCCGGAACGAGACCGTGAAAGCCTTCGTCGTCCCCGTCCCCGACAGCGACGTCACCCCCGAAGCAATCAAGCAGTTCTGCCTCGACAGCCTCGCCGAGTACAAACACCCCCGCGAGGTCGAGTTCGTCGACGAACTCCCGCGCACGGCCTCCGGGAAGATACAGAAGTTCAAACTCGTCGAGGGAGACGGCGGGGACGCGGCGTGA
- a CDS encoding SDR family NAD(P)-dependent oxidoreductase, with the protein MSTEQFSVDGQTVVITGSSSGIGREIAERFAADGADVVVSSRELDNVQPVADGINDADGGRAIAVECDVTDRDAVEAMVDATVEEFGGVDCLVNNAGASFMAGFEDISPNGWETIVDINLTGTFHCTQVAGERMREGDGGTVINLASVAGQKGSPHMSHYGAAKAGVINLTETLGIEWAPENVRVNAIAPGFVATPGVESQMGVSAENIERDDVARQIGHVAEIADLAQFLASDASSYLVGETVAAKGVPRGETSPDV; encoded by the coding sequence ATGAGCACCGAACAGTTCAGCGTCGACGGCCAGACAGTCGTCATCACGGGGTCGAGCTCCGGCATCGGCCGCGAAATCGCGGAGCGGTTCGCCGCGGACGGCGCGGACGTCGTCGTCTCCTCGCGCGAACTCGACAACGTCCAGCCGGTCGCCGACGGCATCAACGACGCGGACGGCGGGCGCGCCATCGCCGTCGAGTGCGACGTGACCGACCGGGACGCCGTCGAGGCGATGGTGGACGCGACGGTCGAGGAGTTCGGCGGCGTCGACTGCCTCGTGAACAACGCCGGCGCGAGCTTCATGGCCGGCTTCGAGGACATCAGCCCGAACGGCTGGGAGACCATCGTCGACATCAACCTCACCGGCACCTTCCACTGCACGCAGGTCGCCGGCGAGCGGATGCGCGAGGGCGACGGCGGTACGGTCATCAACCTCGCGAGCGTCGCCGGCCAGAAGGGCTCGCCGCACATGAGCCACTACGGCGCGGCGAAGGCAGGCGTCATCAACCTCACCGAGACGCTCGGCATCGAGTGGGCCCCGGAGAACGTCCGCGTGAACGCCATCGCGCCCGGGTTCGTCGCGACGCCCGGCGTCGAGTCCCAGATGGGCGTCTCCGCGGAGAACATCGAGCGCGACGACGTCGCCCGCCAGATCGGTCACGTCGCCGAAATCGCGGACCTCGCGCAGTTCCTCGCGAGCGACGCCTCCTCCTACCTCGTCGGCGAGACGGTCGCCGCGAAGGGCGTGCCGCGCGGCGAGACGTCCCCGGACGTCTGA
- a CDS encoding ABC transporter substrate-binding protein: MVNEDNSRTGRETDGNESGVSSGTLSSPSRRRAFLGSVGAAAAVGLAGCMGGGGSGPSGAFKIGVLAPEPSKNPIGSSIANAAKYAATTLNENDGVLGNDVEVVVKDTHEDPATGKSKYQELTVGEEVDFTTGVFTSEVMLNLMDSIAEQSTVHMNAGSATPDTAKQVKADYEKYKYYFRSGPVNSHYLGQNMIDFADAKFSDLGWDSVAVLAEDYAWTEPVTSVLEDKLAATGVDVPISKRYASGTSDFSPIYDDIESSDADAAYVVMAHTGTSAIVQWAKQQRAFEFGGIHVPMQFPSYYGSVNGANRYAVVQNSATPNAAVTEKTMPFNEGYYDQFDSYPVYTGYHTYDAVMSYVNAATAADSRNADDVIPEIESQSFTGTAGTVSYYGQDQAYPHDLVYGQDAAWPLWFQWQEGDGSGSQTTLWPDELASGSYQKPPWV, from the coding sequence ATGGTTAACGAAGATAATTCAAGAACCGGTCGGGAGACCGATGGTAACGAATCCGGGGTTTCGAGCGGAACACTGTCCAGTCCGAGCCGCAGACGGGCGTTCCTCGGGTCGGTCGGCGCGGCCGCCGCCGTCGGCCTCGCCGGCTGCATGGGCGGCGGCGGGAGCGGGCCGTCCGGCGCGTTCAAAATCGGCGTACTCGCCCCGGAGCCGTCGAAGAACCCGATCGGCTCGTCCATCGCGAACGCCGCGAAGTACGCCGCGACGACGCTGAACGAGAACGACGGCGTCCTCGGGAACGACGTCGAAGTCGTCGTCAAGGACACCCACGAGGACCCCGCGACGGGCAAATCGAAGTACCAGGAACTCACTGTCGGCGAGGAGGTCGACTTCACGACGGGCGTCTTCACGAGCGAGGTGATGCTCAACCTCATGGACAGCATCGCCGAGCAGTCCACCGTCCACATGAACGCCGGCTCCGCGACGCCGGATACCGCGAAACAGGTGAAAGCGGACTACGAGAAGTACAAGTACTACTTCCGGTCCGGCCCGGTGAACTCCCACTACCTCGGGCAGAACATGATCGACTTCGCGGACGCGAAGTTCTCGGACCTCGGCTGGGACTCCGTCGCCGTGCTCGCCGAGGACTACGCGTGGACCGAACCGGTCACGAGCGTCCTCGAAGACAAACTCGCCGCGACCGGCGTCGACGTCCCCATCAGCAAGCGGTACGCGAGCGGGACGAGCGACTTCTCCCCCATCTACGACGACATCGAGAGCAGCGACGCGGACGCCGCCTACGTCGTCATGGCGCACACCGGCACGTCCGCCATCGTCCAGTGGGCGAAACAGCAGCGCGCCTTCGAGTTCGGCGGCATCCACGTCCCGATGCAGTTCCCCTCCTACTACGGCTCCGTCAACGGCGCGAACCGGTACGCCGTCGTTCAGAACTCAGCCACGCCGAACGCCGCGGTGACCGAGAAGACGATGCCGTTCAACGAGGGCTACTACGACCAGTTCGACAGCTACCCCGTCTACACCGGCTACCACACCTACGACGCCGTGATGAGCTACGTCAACGCCGCCACGGCCGCCGACTCGCGGAACGCCGACGACGTCATCCCCGAAATCGAATCGCAGTCCTTCACCGGGACCGCCGGCACCGTCTCCTACTACGGGCAAGACCAGGCGTACCCCCACGACCTCGTCTACGGTCAGGACGCCGCGTGGCCGCTCTGGTTCCAGTGGCAGGAGGGCGACGGCAGCGGCTCGCAGACGACGCTCTGGCCGGACGAACTCGCGAGCGGCAGCTACCAGAAGCCGCCCTGGGTATGA